From Ignavibacteriales bacterium, one genomic window encodes:
- a CDS encoding IS5 family transposase translates to MRGKETGQGDLYSYVSQEDRIPSDHPLRAMRVLVDEALSRMSSRFAKMYADTGRPSIPPEQLLRALLIQALYTVRSERQLMEQLNYNLLFRWFVGLSMDDPVWDATTFTKNRERLLEGDVAQAFFQEVVRQARANHLLSEEHFSVDGTLIEAWAGHKSFRKKDEPTDPPEGPKSFHGENRTNQTHQSTTDPDARLFRKGPGKEAKLSFMGHALMDNRHGLAVATKLTHASGKAEVTTSVDLLKRCKRAKTVGGDKAFDQAFFVTEVRKRGIVAHVAQKADPRYTAIDQRTVRHTSYLISQRARKKIEECFGWIKTVAAMRKTRHRGLLRVGWMFTFVLAAYNLVRMKNLLASELT, encoded by the coding sequence ATGCGTGGTAAAGAGACCGGACAAGGGGACCTTTATAGCTATGTTTCGCAAGAGGATCGCATCCCGTCGGATCACCCGTTGCGAGCGATGCGGGTTCTGGTCGATGAAGCGTTGAGTCGAATGTCGAGCCGATTTGCGAAGATGTATGCTGATACGGGTCGGCCGTCGATACCGCCGGAACAACTGTTGCGGGCACTGTTGATACAAGCGCTCTATACTGTACGGTCGGAGCGGCAACTGATGGAGCAACTGAACTACAACCTTCTGTTTCGATGGTTCGTCGGCTTGTCGATGGACGATCCGGTCTGGGATGCCACGACGTTCACCAAGAACCGCGAACGCTTGCTCGAAGGAGACGTTGCGCAAGCATTCTTCCAGGAGGTTGTCCGTCAGGCTCGGGCGAATCACCTTTTGAGCGAGGAGCACTTTTCGGTCGATGGAACGCTCATTGAAGCATGGGCTGGTCACAAGAGTTTTCGCAAGAAGGACGAGCCGACTGATCCTCCGGAAGGACCAAAGAGCTTTCACGGTGAGAATCGCACAAACCAGACGCACCAATCGACTACCGATCCGGATGCGCGATTGTTCCGTAAGGGACCGGGCAAGGAAGCAAAACTCTCGTTCATGGGGCATGCTCTGATGGACAATCGCCACGGGCTTGCAGTGGCGACGAAACTGACGCACGCAAGTGGGAAAGCTGAAGTGACCACGAGCGTCGATCTCTTGAAGCGCTGTAAACGCGCCAAGACCGTGGGAGGCGATAAGGCGTTTGATCAAGCCTTCTTCGTCACCGAAGTGCGTAAACGTGGTATCGTTGCTCATGTCGCCCAGAAAGCAGATCCCAGGTATACTGCCATCGACCAGAGAACGGTCAGGCATACATCGTATCTGATCAGTCAGCGCGCACGAAAGAAGATCGAGGAGTGCTTTGGCTGGATCAAAACCGTGGCCGCTATGCGCAAAACTCGTCATCGAGGCCTGTTGAGAGTTGGGTGGATGTTCACTTTTGTACTTGCTGCCTACAATCTTGTTCGAATGAAGAACCTATTGGCATCTGAGTTGACCTAA
- a CDS encoding DUF421 domain-containing protein, producing the protein MWNFSEQLLEIILRTAIVYFVILIGIRLMGKRETGQMTPFDLALLLLISNAVQNAMTGADTSVSAGIVAAVTLLLLNAAVTRVAWKSRKMRRFVEGTPTLLIRHGKIIQEHLDKERISEDVLMQALREHGIAAAEEVSLAVLEIDGSISVLKNEEVPSADHAHRHFRFISRKNN; encoded by the coding sequence ATGTGGAATTTTTCTGAACAGTTGCTCGAAATAATCCTCCGGACAGCCATCGTCTATTTCGTCATCCTCATCGGCATCCGGCTGATGGGCAAACGCGAAACCGGACAGATGACGCCATTCGATCTTGCGCTCCTGTTGCTGATATCCAATGCTGTTCAGAACGCTATGACCGGAGCAGATACATCAGTCTCAGCCGGAATCGTTGCTGCCGTTACGCTCCTGCTCCTGAATGCCGCTGTTACCCGGGTTGCCTGGAAGAGCAGAAAAATGAGGCGGTTCGTTGAGGGGACACCCACACTGTTAATCAGGCACGGCAAAATCATCCAGGAACATCTGGACAAGGAAAGGATAAGCGAGGACGTACTGATGCAGGCTTTGCGTGAACATGGCATTGCAGCTGCTGAAGAGGTAAGCCTCGCGGTGCTGGAAATCGATGGTTCTATCAGCGTCCTGAAGAACGAAGAAGTGCCGTCCGCTGATCATGCTCATCGCCATTTTCGTTTCATCTCCCGGAAGAACAACTGA
- a CDS encoding SRPBCC domain-containing protein gives MKPSSFKLTTTIPEKPGDVFAALTDSKLIARWCGQKGTVSSKVGGKFEMFDGWVKGKVLEFKPGKSIVYTWLPGDWPEFNEESVVRYTVAPSGKGTKITLEHSNFPNETEKKNHKSGWKVFVFDPLRNYFSTEQKKGKTAL, from the coding sequence ATGAAGCCATCATCATTCAAGCTTACCACAACTATTCCGGAAAAGCCCGGCGACGTGTTCGCCGCTCTCACGGATTCAAAGCTGATTGCACGATGGTGCGGCCAAAAAGGGACGGTTTCTTCGAAAGTCGGCGGCAAGTTCGAGATGTTCGATGGATGGGTGAAAGGAAAAGTGCTGGAGTTCAAACCAGGCAAGTCGATTGTCTATACATGGCTTCCCGGAGACTGGCCGGAGTTCAACGAGGAATCGGTTGTGAGGTACACAGTTGCCCCTTCGGGGAAGGGGACAAAAATCACACTCGAGCATTCGAATTTCCCCAACGAGACGGAAAAAAAGAATCATAAGAGTGGATGGAAAGTGTTCGTGTTCGATCCGCTCAGAAACTATTTCTCGACCGAACAGAAGAAAGGAAAGACAGCACTATGA
- a CDS encoding DUF998 domain-containing protein, with product MKMVRNPLLVCGILSSMLYVATDLLASWWYHGYSLIDHNYSELLATGAPTRPLMLLVSVAYNLLVTAFAAGVWTSAAPKRTAHVTGALMLGYAAFSMVAPTFFQMDMRGAEVTPLGSLHPPMTAVMSLFILLSIGFGAFLLGRRFRIYSFTTIVILLIFGALTGLQAPQLAAGQPTPWMGFTERINIYGTMLWFAVLSFTLLRMEKGKPATLLER from the coding sequence ATGAAGATGGTACGAAATCCCCTGCTCGTCTGCGGCATCCTCTCTTCGATGCTCTATGTCGCTACCGATTTGCTGGCGAGCTGGTGGTATCATGGCTACAGTCTCATCGATCACAATTACAGCGAGTTGCTGGCCACCGGTGCTCCGACAAGGCCCCTCATGCTTCTGGTGAGCGTCGCATACAACTTGCTCGTGACGGCCTTCGCCGCGGGTGTCTGGACATCGGCTGCCCCGAAGCGCACCGCACATGTCACAGGCGCCTTAATGCTCGGATACGCAGCCTTCAGCATGGTGGCACCTACGTTCTTCCAGATGGACATGCGGGGGGCTGAAGTCACTCCACTCGGCAGTCTGCATCCACCGATGACAGCTGTGATGTCACTATTCATTCTATTGTCCATCGGTTTCGGTGCGTTCTTACTTGGAAGGCGGTTCCGCATATACTCGTTCACAACAATCGTCATATTGCTAATTTTTGGCGCCCTGACGGGTCTTCAGGCTCCCCAACTTGCCGCGGGGCAACCCACACCCTGGATGGGGTTCACCGAGCGCATCAATATCTACGGCACCATGCTATGGTTCGCAGTGCTTTCTTTCACTCTCTTGCGGATGGAAAAGGGGAAGCCCGCAACTCTACTCGAGCGATAA
- a CDS encoding flavodoxin family protein, giving the protein MKKVTAFVGSARKQHTYNAVRQFLSSLESLGDIESEIVRLSECNLETCKGCKLCFEKGEEFCQFKDDRDLLIQKMMASDGVVFASPNYSFQVSGIMKGFLDRLGFVFHRPRFFGKVFTSIVVQGIYGGPKIVQYLDFVGNGLGFNVVNGICLTSLEPITDEARRKNDSVLKAQSRIFFDRLSQRPYPVPSLLKLMIFRMSRKSIGLMLNDSSRDYTYYRDKGWFESDYFYPVPLNLFKKAIGTLFDYTASRIAKR; this is encoded by the coding sequence GTGAAGAAAGTGACTGCGTTCGTTGGTAGCGCTCGCAAACAGCACACCTACAATGCCGTTCGTCAGTTCCTGAGCTCCTTGGAGTCGCTCGGTGACATCGAGAGCGAGATCGTCCGCCTAAGTGAGTGCAACTTGGAGACCTGCAAGGGATGCAAGCTGTGCTTTGAAAAGGGTGAGGAGTTTTGTCAGTTCAAGGATGACCGCGATTTGCTCATCCAAAAGATGATGGCATCGGACGGGGTTGTCTTCGCATCCCCGAACTACTCGTTCCAGGTCTCCGGCATCATGAAGGGGTTTCTCGACAGACTCGGATTCGTGTTTCATCGTCCGCGCTTCTTCGGCAAAGTGTTCACAAGCATCGTGGTCCAAGGTATCTATGGCGGGCCAAAAATCGTGCAATACCTGGACTTCGTCGGCAACGGTTTAGGTTTCAACGTAGTCAATGGAATTTGTCTCACGTCGCTCGAGCCGATAACTGACGAAGCACGAAGGAAGAATGATAGCGTTCTCAAGGCGCAAAGCAGGATATTTTTCGACCGACTTTCTCAGAGGCCTTATCCCGTACCATCTCTCCTCAAGCTCATGATCTTCAGAATGTCTCGAAAAAGCATTGGGCTGATGCTCAACGACAGCTCCCGCGATTACACATACTACCGCGACAAGGGTTGGTTTGAATCAGACTACTTCTATCCAGTTCCATTAAATCTGTTCAAGAAAGCCATCGGAACTCTGTTTGACTACACTGCATCGAGAATCGCCAAAAGGTAA
- a CDS encoding isoprenylcysteine carboxylmethyltransferase family protein, translating to MLGILQNRNGMNIVGQGGKIMIFMLPSLIAAIYVHVYLPGIAALPESIRFLMPAGYLLLLLGLILWGAAVIQLLTGFSNGRLVTTGAYGVVRNPIYSSVTFFVLPAVALLTLTWVYVVVSVFLYVGVMIFIGKEEEQLSTAFGKEYEDYKARVDRLVPLKKP from the coding sequence ATGTTAGGCATCTTACAAAACCGAAACGGAATGAACATCGTCGGGCAGGGGGGAAAAATCATGATTTTCATGCTGCCGTCATTGATCGCAGCGATATATGTCCACGTGTATCTACCTGGAATTGCAGCATTGCCTGAGAGTATCCGCTTTCTCATGCCCGCGGGGTATTTGTTGCTGCTTCTGGGGCTGATCCTTTGGGGGGCTGCGGTCATCCAACTGCTCACGGGCTTCTCCAATGGTAGACTGGTAACCACCGGCGCTTATGGCGTTGTACGTAATCCCATCTACTCCAGTGTGACGTTCTTCGTCCTTCCCGCAGTCGCTCTTCTGACATTGACCTGGGTCTATGTTGTTGTATCGGTCTTTTTGTATGTCGGTGTTATGATTTTCATCGGCAAAGAGGAGGAGCAACTCTCGACGGCCTTCGGCAAGGAGTATGAGGATTATAAAGCAAGGGTTGATCGACTGGTTCCATTGAAAAAACCTTGA
- a CDS encoding amidase codes for MSRYSQCHRTIIAAVLLCVSPVLWAQQTKKPNPITPEMVEQAQKIIGLNFDAAKRDSMRENLAEQLDGYAKMRGITIPNGIPPAIQFNPIPAGFEFEKVKKPFKSSRMGKTILPMNFEDLAFSSVSHLAELVRTRRVTSEQLTIMYLNRLKKYGPKLECYVTLTDDLALEQARQADREIAKGKYRGALHGIPYGVKDLLSVKGYKTTWGSVPYKEQVIDEDATVVKRLRDAGAVLVAKFTMGELAMGDVWFGGKTRNPWNYKQGSSGSSAGSASATAAGLVGFAIGTETLGSIVSPSTRCGTTGLRPTYGRVSRTGAMALSWSMDKIGPICRTVEDCALVFNVICGPDGVDQTLYDAPFNYDPKINWKKIRIGYLKTEFDSVKFNKATSDSVLAVLRGLGAKLIPIELPKTSLDGLSIILEAEAAAAFDELTRSGKDDMLVRQNKGAWPNSFRSSRFIPAVEYIQANRVRYLVIQDMHKLMKDIDVYVAPSFGGSDLLLTNLTGHPCVVLPDGFTKEGTPTSISFIGQLFGEAKLLAVAKQFQDATDYHLKHPKLQE; via the coding sequence GTGAGCCGATACTCTCAATGTCATCGAACAATAATAGCGGCTGTGCTTCTTTGCGTTTCACCGGTGCTTTGGGCACAGCAAACAAAAAAACCGAACCCGATTACACCGGAGATGGTGGAACAGGCACAGAAAATCATCGGACTCAATTTCGACGCCGCGAAACGCGACTCGATGCGCGAGAACCTTGCCGAGCAGCTCGACGGTTACGCGAAAATGCGTGGTATCACAATCCCCAACGGCATTCCGCCGGCGATCCAGTTTAATCCAATTCCAGCCGGGTTCGAGTTCGAGAAGGTCAAGAAGCCGTTCAAATCGAGCCGGATGGGAAAAACGATACTGCCGATGAACTTCGAAGACCTTGCATTCTCTTCTGTCAGCCATCTGGCGGAATTGGTGCGGACACGCAGGGTGACGTCGGAGCAGTTAACGATCATGTACTTGAATCGGCTGAAGAAATACGGGCCGAAGCTGGAATGCTATGTGACTCTCACGGATGACCTCGCGCTCGAACAGGCGAGACAAGCAGACCGGGAAATCGCGAAAGGGAAGTATCGCGGCGCACTCCATGGTATCCCGTACGGTGTGAAGGATCTGCTTTCTGTCAAGGGATACAAGACCACGTGGGGCTCGGTGCCGTACAAAGAACAGGTGATCGATGAAGATGCGACGGTTGTGAAGAGACTCCGGGATGCCGGAGCTGTGTTGGTGGCGAAGTTCACGATGGGTGAACTGGCCATGGGTGACGTCTGGTTCGGCGGAAAGACACGCAATCCGTGGAATTACAAGCAGGGATCCAGCGGGTCGTCTGCAGGCTCTGCTTCAGCCACCGCGGCGGGGTTGGTGGGCTTTGCGATCGGCACTGAAACGCTCGGCTCGATCGTTTCTCCGTCGACACGCTGCGGCACAACCGGGTTGCGGCCGACCTACGGACGTGTAAGCCGTACAGGCGCCATGGCATTGAGCTGGTCGATGGACAAGATCGGTCCGATTTGTCGGACTGTCGAAGATTGTGCACTTGTCTTCAACGTCATCTGCGGTCCCGATGGGGTTGATCAGACTCTCTATGATGCGCCGTTCAATTATGATCCGAAGATCAATTGGAAGAAAATCCGGATCGGATATTTGAAGACGGAATTCGACAGCGTGAAGTTCAACAAAGCGACCAGCGATTCTGTGTTGGCAGTCCTACGAGGTCTGGGCGCGAAACTGATCCCGATCGAACTTCCAAAGACGTCCCTGGATGGTCTTTCGATCATTCTCGAAGCGGAGGCTGCAGCGGCGTTTGACGAACTCACTCGCAGCGGCAAGGACGACATGCTGGTGCGGCAGAACAAGGGAGCGTGGCCGAATTCTTTCCGGAGTTCGCGCTTCATCCCTGCCGTGGAATACATTCAGGCGAACCGCGTCCGCTACCTGGTGATCCAGGACATGCACAAGCTGATGAAAGACATCGATGTCTATGTGGCCCCGTCATTTGGCGGGAGCGACCTTCTCCTCACCAATCTCACAGGGCATCCGTGTGTTGTGCTTCCGGACGGCTTCACGAAAGAAGGAACTCCGACAAGCATCAGTTTCATCGGCCAGTTGTTTGGGGAAGCGAAGCTGCTGGCAGTGGCGAAGCAGTTCCAGGATGCGACGGATTATCACCTGAAACATCCAAAGCTGCAGGAGTAG
- a CDS encoding methylated-DNA--[protein]-cysteine S-methyltransferase has translation MQNLPSLPEMKRAHTQRDSSYDGIFFLAVRTTGIFCRPSCPARKPLPTNIEYFPSAREAVFAGYRPCKRCRPLETNGKPPEWIGKLLTTVDQDPKARYSDSYLRSIGIEPSRARRFFLKNYGMTFQAYCRGRRLGKSFEQIRLGVDLDDVALGYGYDSHSGFREAFAKTFGSSPGKSRAADCVVTAWIESPFGPLLAAATSEGVCLLEFTDRRRLDVQFARLRKHFKCAIIPGENKHVAQLRKELGEYFEGKRDTFSLKLIFPGSPFELKVWNELLKIPYGETTSYEAIAKKIGSPKSSRAVGRANGFNRISIVIPCHRVINKNGELGGYGGGLWRKKLLLTLEQNRQLPGEN, from the coding sequence ATGCAAAATCTTCCTTCACTTCCTGAAATGAAACGGGCGCACACACAGCGCGATTCTTCCTATGACGGGATATTCTTTCTTGCGGTCAGGACTACCGGAATCTTCTGCCGTCCTTCATGCCCTGCGCGAAAACCGCTGCCGACGAACATCGAGTATTTTCCATCAGCCCGTGAAGCGGTGTTCGCTGGTTACCGTCCCTGCAAACGCTGCCGGCCGCTGGAAACCAATGGCAAGCCGCCGGAGTGGATCGGAAAACTCCTTACAACTGTCGATCAGGACCCCAAGGCGCGGTACTCCGATTCCTATCTGCGTTCGATCGGCATCGAGCCGTCACGCGCACGTCGGTTCTTTCTGAAGAACTATGGAATGACGTTTCAGGCCTATTGCCGCGGCCGCCGATTGGGGAAATCGTTCGAACAGATCCGGCTGGGGGTCGACCTCGACGATGTGGCGCTCGGCTACGGGTACGACTCGCACAGCGGATTCCGGGAGGCCTTCGCGAAGACATTTGGATCTTCGCCGGGAAAAAGCAGAGCAGCCGATTGTGTTGTGACGGCCTGGATAGAAAGCCCGTTTGGTCCGCTTCTCGCTGCCGCCACATCCGAAGGCGTCTGTCTGCTGGAATTTACAGACAGGCGGCGGCTTGACGTTCAGTTTGCCCGGTTGAGGAAGCATTTCAAATGTGCGATCATTCCGGGCGAAAACAAGCACGTCGCCCAACTCCGCAAAGAACTGGGGGAATACTTCGAAGGGAAGCGCGATACGTTCTCGTTGAAGTTGATTTTCCCCGGGAGCCCGTTTGAATTGAAGGTGTGGAATGAATTGTTGAAAATTCCGTACGGCGAGACCACATCGTACGAAGCGATCGCGAAGAAAATCGGTTCTCCAAAATCGAGTCGCGCGGTCGGCAGGGCCAACGGATTCAACCGGATTTCCATCGTCATTCCCTGCCATCGGGTCATCAACAAGAACGGCGAGCTTGGCGGATACGGAGGCGGGTTGTGGAGAAAGAAGCTGCTGCTCACACTGGAGCAGAATCGACAACTCCCAGGAGAAAATTAG
- the amrS gene encoding AmmeMemoRadiSam system radical SAM enzyme codes for MEESTSLRDLLAQNTRVGELFDRMTHDWVLCHACGHRCKIPPGREGICKVRFNKDGMLYVPWGYAGGVALDPIEKKPFFHAYPGAKALSFGMLGCDYHCAYCQNWITSQALRDPEAVAGIDLITPESFVDAAIRSKAQVVTSTYNEPLITSEWAVEIFKLAKRVGLITSYVSNGNGTPEVLEYLREWVDLYKVDLKGFNQKSYSQLGGVLQNVLDTIQSLHKMGIWVEIVTLLVPGFNDSDAELTDIAQFLVSISPDIPWHVTAFHQDYRMTDPPNTSANTLLRAREIGLKAGLRYVYAGNRPGEVEDTENTFCPSCNTVLIERRGFRVLSNKLKNGNCYKCWTKIAGRWG; via the coding sequence ATGGAAGAATCAACATCACTACGTGACCTGCTTGCGCAGAATACCAGGGTGGGCGAGTTGTTCGACAGAATGACCCACGACTGGGTTTTGTGTCACGCGTGCGGGCACCGATGCAAAATTCCTCCCGGAAGAGAGGGAATCTGCAAGGTCCGCTTCAACAAAGACGGAATGCTGTATGTCCCATGGGGCTACGCCGGCGGCGTGGCCCTCGATCCAATCGAAAAGAAACCCTTCTTCCACGCATACCCCGGGGCGAAGGCACTGAGCTTCGGCATGCTGGGGTGTGATTACCACTGCGCATACTGTCAGAACTGGATCACCTCCCAGGCGCTCCGTGACCCCGAAGCCGTCGCAGGCATTGATCTGATAACTCCCGAATCCTTCGTCGACGCAGCGATCCGGTCCAAAGCACAGGTTGTCACCAGTACGTACAACGAACCGCTGATCACGAGCGAATGGGCAGTGGAAATTTTCAAGCTCGCGAAGCGTGTCGGTTTGATAACTTCCTACGTCTCAAACGGAAACGGCACACCCGAGGTGCTCGAATACCTCCGTGAGTGGGTCGATCTCTACAAAGTCGATCTTAAGGGGTTCAATCAGAAATCGTACTCGCAGCTTGGCGGTGTTCTGCAGAACGTGCTTGACACAATCCAATCGCTGCACAAGATGGGAATCTGGGTTGAAATTGTTACGCTTCTCGTGCCTGGATTCAATGATTCCGACGCAGAACTGACCGACATCGCGCAATTTCTCGTCTCCATCTCGCCCGACATACCATGGCATGTCACAGCTTTTCACCAGGACTATCGGATGACCGATCCTCCAAACACGTCTGCCAATACGCTCCTTCGTGCGCGTGAAATCGGCCTGAAGGCAGGGCTCCGATACGTCTACGCAGGAAATCGTCCCGGTGAAGTGGAGGACACGGAAAACACGTTCTGCCCATCCTGCAATACCGTGCTGATCGAGCGCAGGGGATTCCGGGTGTTGAGCAACAAACTCAAGAACGGAAACTGCTACAAGTGCTGGACGAAGATTGCGGGAAGATGGGGGTAA
- a CDS encoding DUF262 domain-containing protein, with product MHIQSVDRDVRELLASNFYRIPRFQRPYSWDLENIEEFWSDVAGAQRADADYFIGSMVVYSERGDINIVDGQQRLTTIAIAICALRDVFEQEGFHQLALGAQSLIERNTEDNVTRYVVSTESSYPYFQNRVLSFGNRPVLNLQVGPEEENIQVAYDSLKTNIAGAIAPVKAKERVTDDERRQQIEQTLVGIRNRILSLKLILIRLTDEDDAYVIFETINTRGKDLSVSDLLRNFFTRHLRAPNLQADTAKIQWQNVLHVINQSSAELVVDTYLHHHWLSRHSYVTLKELFKKIKDEIHGAGIQGYLDELERDAATYRLIHETTYATWQPHEVSIQSSLKAFLLFRVRQQTPFVLTLLRDYKAGHLKFRQVAPVLRSLESFHFLFNAVTQQRSSGGISMMFASSAIQLDQADSSQRKQVALRELVTKLRQRVPLFDVVRVNFREIIFTNTFTKNRSLVRYILSRFDEAARPGVTLDYSTMTIEHLCPQNPDGQPLPDNILGMMGNLILAEC from the coding sequence GTGCACATTCAATCCGTTGACCGTGACGTTCGTGAACTACTGGCCTCCAATTTCTACCGGATACCACGATTCCAGAGACCGTACTCGTGGGATCTAGAAAATATCGAAGAGTTCTGGAGCGATGTCGCAGGAGCTCAGCGAGCCGATGCCGACTATTTCATCGGTTCAATGGTCGTATACTCGGAACGCGGCGATATCAATATTGTTGACGGGCAACAAAGGCTCACAACTATTGCCATTGCCATTTGCGCGCTCCGCGATGTTTTCGAGCAAGAAGGCTTCCATCAACTCGCGCTGGGTGCGCAAAGTCTCATTGAGAGAAACACCGAGGACAACGTGACCCGATATGTTGTCAGCACAGAATCGTCCTATCCATATTTCCAGAACCGCGTGCTCTCTTTTGGCAATCGGCCGGTACTAAATCTCCAGGTTGGACCAGAGGAAGAGAATATTCAGGTTGCGTATGACTCGCTCAAAACCAATATCGCCGGCGCAATCGCTCCAGTGAAGGCAAAAGAACGAGTCACTGATGATGAACGACGTCAACAAATCGAACAAACCCTTGTCGGCATTCGCAATCGCATCCTGTCTCTCAAACTCATTCTGATCAGGCTCACCGACGAAGATGATGCATACGTCATCTTTGAGACCATAAACACGCGTGGCAAAGACCTTAGCGTGTCTGACCTACTTCGCAACTTCTTTACTCGACACCTTCGTGCGCCGAATCTCCAAGCCGATACTGCGAAGATCCAATGGCAGAACGTTCTTCACGTCATCAATCAATCCTCCGCCGAGTTGGTTGTTGATACATATCTTCACCATCACTGGCTCTCTCGGCACAGTTATGTCACCCTCAAAGAGTTATTCAAGAAAATCAAGGATGAGATCCACGGCGCTGGCATTCAAGGCTATCTTGATGAACTCGAACGTGACGCAGCCACCTATCGACTCATTCACGAAACCACCTACGCCACATGGCAGCCACACGAGGTTTCCATTCAAAGCTCACTTAAAGCGTTTCTCCTTTTTCGAGTCCGGCAACAGACGCCTTTCGTGCTCACATTGCTCCGAGACTATAAGGCAGGTCATCTCAAATTCCGACAGGTTGCTCCTGTCTTGAGATCATTGGAGAGTTTTCACTTCCTGTTCAATGCTGTCACCCAGCAGCGCTCCTCAGGTGGCATTTCCATGATGTTTGCGTCCTCGGCTATCCAACTTGATCAGGCTGACAGTTCGCAGAGAAAACAAGTGGCACTTCGTGAACTTGTTACAAAGTTGCGACAGCGTGTGCCACTCTTCGACGTTGTTCGTGTGAATTTTCGGGAAATCATTTTCACCAACACATTCACGAAGAACAGATCTCTTGTGCGATACATCTTGTCTAGGTTTGACGAAGCGGCGCGCCCCGGAGTGACTTTGGATTACAGTACAATGACCATAGAGCATCTCTGTCCGCAGAATCCTGACGGGCAACCGCTTCCCGATAACATCCTTGGGATGATGGGCAATCTGATACTAGCAGAGTGCTGA